One stretch of Streptomyces sp. NBC_00443 DNA includes these proteins:
- a CDS encoding histidine triad nucleotide-binding protein translates to MAGEPQDDCLFCKIVEGHVPATIVRETETTVAFRDINPQAPTHVLVIPKAHYKDAAALATAEPSLAADMLREAKAVADEEKLESYRIVFNTGAGAGQTVWHAHAHILGGRGMQWPPG, encoded by the coding sequence ATGGCAGGCGAGCCGCAGGACGACTGTCTGTTCTGCAAGATTGTCGAGGGGCACGTCCCGGCGACGATCGTCCGGGAGACGGAGACGACCGTCGCGTTCCGGGACATCAACCCCCAGGCGCCCACCCACGTCCTGGTCATCCCCAAGGCGCACTACAAGGACGCCGCCGCCCTCGCCACCGCCGAACCGTCTCTCGCCGCGGACATGCTGCGCGAGGCCAAGGCCGTCGCCGACGAGGAAAAGCTGGAGAGCTACCGGATCGTCTTCAACACCGGCGCCGGCGCCGGCCAGACCGTCTGGCACGCGCACGCCCACATCCTCGGCGGCCGCGGCATGCAGTGGCCCCCCGGATAG
- a CDS encoding ribonuclease Z, with product MSVRELVVLGTASQVPTRHRNHNGYLLRWDGQGILFDPGEGTQRQMLRAKVAAHDLNRICITHFHGDHSLGLAGVIQRINLDKVPHPVTAHYPRSGQRFFDRLRYATAYRETVDIAEAPISEDGVIAATGGHNLETARLSHPVESYGYRLVEPDGRRMLPERLAAHGIKGPDVGRIQREGVLDGVSLDDVSEVRRGQRFAFVMDTRLCDGVYSLADGCDMLVIESTFLDEDEQLAVEHGHLTAGQAARVALDCGVRHLVLTHFSQRYSEPDEFERQARAAGFEGELTVAHDLLRVPLPKRR from the coding sequence GTGTCCGTACGTGAATTGGTAGTCCTCGGGACCGCGAGCCAGGTCCCCACCCGGCACCGGAACCACAACGGGTATCTGCTGCGGTGGGACGGACAGGGAATCCTGTTCGATCCCGGCGAGGGCACGCAGCGGCAGATGCTGCGGGCCAAGGTGGCCGCGCACGACCTGAACCGGATCTGCATCACCCACTTCCACGGGGACCACTCGCTGGGACTGGCCGGGGTCATCCAGCGGATCAACCTCGACAAGGTTCCGCATCCCGTCACCGCCCACTACCCGCGTTCCGGGCAGCGCTTCTTCGACCGGCTGCGGTACGCCACCGCCTACCGCGAGACCGTCGACATCGCCGAGGCCCCGATCAGCGAGGACGGCGTCATCGCCGCCACCGGCGGCCACAACCTGGAGACCGCGCGGCTCTCGCACCCCGTCGAGTCGTACGGCTACCGTCTCGTCGAGCCCGACGGCCGCCGCATGCTGCCCGAACGGCTCGCCGCGCACGGCATCAAGGGGCCGGACGTCGGACGGATCCAGCGGGAAGGGGTGCTGGACGGGGTCTCACTCGACGACGTCAGCGAGGTCCGACGCGGGCAGCGGTTCGCCTTCGTCATGGACACACGGCTGTGTGACGGCGTGTACAGCCTCGCCGACGGCTGCGACATGCTCGTCATCGAGTCCACCTTCCTGGACGAGGACGAGCAACTCGCCGTCGAGCACGGTCACCTGACCGCCGGTCAGGCCGCCCGGGTCGCACTCGACTGCGGCGTACGGCATCTCGTGCTCACCCACTTCAGCCAGCGCTACAGCGAGCCGGACGAATTCGAGCGGCAGGCGCGGGCCGCCGGGTTCGAGGGGGAGCTGACCGTCGCGCACGACCTGCTGCGGGTGCCCCTTCCGAAACGGCGGTAG
- a CDS encoding adenosine deaminase — MPLPKAELHLHIEGTLEPELAFELAARNGVELPYLDTDEIRKAYQFEDLQSFLNLYYELMAVLRTERDFEDLANAYLARAAAQGVRHAEIFFDPQAHTKRGLELGTVVEGLWRALGSSEANHGVSTRLIMCLLRDDSAESAMDTLRAAEPYLDRITGVGLDSAEVGHPPVKFREVYEAAAALGLRRVAHAGEEGPPAYITEALDVLGVERVDHGLRCMEDPALVERLVRERVPLTLCPLSNVRLRTIDVLADHPLPAMLDAGLHCTVNSDDPAYFGGYAGDNFDAVRQTLGLIDERLRELARNSFLASFLEDDEELRARYLAEVEAYEFG; from the coding sequence ATGCCCCTCCCCAAAGCAGAACTGCACCTCCACATCGAAGGCACCCTCGAACCCGAGCTCGCCTTCGAACTGGCCGCACGCAACGGCGTCGAGCTGCCGTACCTGGACACCGACGAGATCCGCAAGGCCTATCAGTTCGAGGACCTCCAGTCCTTTCTGAACCTGTACTACGAGCTCATGGCTGTTCTGCGCACCGAGCGGGACTTCGAGGACCTCGCGAACGCCTACCTCGCCCGCGCCGCCGCGCAGGGCGTGCGGCATGCGGAGATCTTCTTCGACCCGCAGGCGCACACCAAGCGGGGCCTGGAGCTGGGCACGGTCGTCGAGGGGCTGTGGCGGGCGCTGGGGAGCAGCGAGGCGAACCACGGGGTCTCCACCCGGCTGATCATGTGCCTCCTGCGCGACGACTCGGCCGAGTCGGCCATGGACACGCTCCGGGCCGCCGAGCCGTATCTCGACCGGATCACCGGCGTCGGCCTCGACTCGGCCGAGGTCGGCCACCCGCCGGTGAAGTTCCGCGAGGTCTACGAGGCCGCCGCCGCGCTCGGTCTGCGGCGCGTCGCGCACGCGGGCGAGGAAGGCCCGCCCGCCTACATCACCGAGGCCCTCGACGTCCTCGGCGTCGAGCGCGTCGACCACGGGCTGCGGTGCATGGAGGATCCGGCGCTGGTCGAGCGGCTGGTGCGGGAGCGGGTGCCGCTGACGCTGTGTCCGCTGTCGAACGTACGGCTGCGCACCATCGACGTCCTCGCCGACCACCCGCTGCCCGCCATGCTCGACGCCGGGCTGCACTGCACGGTCAACTCCGACGACCCGGCCTACTTCGGCGGGTACGCCGGCGACAACTTCGACGCCGTACGCCAGACCCTCGGCCTCATCGACGAACGGCTCCGGGAGCTCGCCCGCAACTCGTTCCTCGCCTCCTTCCTGGAGGACGACGAGGAGCTGCGGGCGCGCTACCTGGCCGAGGTCGAGGCCTACGAGTTCGGGTAG
- a CDS encoding MFS transporter, with product MFAPRTTAWPLVALFTAGYLAPYLLPTVVGRLDSGLPLSPTQAGAVGSALLLSSASAGFLLASRVERIGARRLARIGLTLAVLGYGVAALAHAVPSVVLGVLIGGFGSGTATAVAATRIAAQPDPHRATTLGLLGVSALAGGVYLTVPHLGPGHGQPLAAIALTALVVWPLTGRLPAATATSHQPGWDGSGLPHRRQGLTLAACMLCWSLAQNSLWGVSGRIGLTQAQLTETTVGAVFAVGLGAGLLGVTGAGALGPRLGKALPIGAGTALIAACIALSASATDLTTFATGEIAWNTFYPIVLSYLIGLAASLDTRGRWAVLVGSASSLGTAAGPLTGSVLSAQAGFPAMGAVLAVGLLVVAVPMTAVALGRRSRRTIEVVESIQVFEVVEVVEIPLDTAEAGPAVHDRLTAAT from the coding sequence GTGTTCGCCCCTCGCACCACTGCCTGGCCCCTCGTCGCCCTTTTCACGGCCGGGTACCTCGCTCCGTATCTTCTGCCGACGGTCGTCGGCAGGCTCGACTCCGGTCTTCCGCTGTCCCCCACCCAGGCCGGCGCCGTCGGCAGCGCCCTGCTGCTGAGTTCGGCGTCGGCGGGCTTCCTGCTGGCCTCGCGCGTCGAGCGGATCGGCGCACGCAGGCTCGCCCGCATCGGCCTCACGCTCGCCGTCCTCGGCTACGGCGTGGCAGCGCTCGCGCACGCCGTACCGTCCGTCGTCCTGGGCGTCCTGATCGGCGGCTTCGGATCCGGTACGGCCACCGCGGTCGCCGCCACCCGCATCGCCGCCCAGCCGGACCCGCACCGGGCCACCACACTCGGCCTCCTCGGTGTCTCCGCCCTCGCGGGCGGCGTCTATCTGACGGTGCCGCACCTCGGTCCGGGCCATGGCCAGCCGCTGGCCGCGATCGCGCTCACCGCGCTCGTCGTATGGCCGCTGACGGGCCGGCTCCCGGCCGCCACGGCCACGTCGCACCAGCCCGGCTGGGACGGCTCCGGTCTGCCCCACCGCCGCCAGGGCCTGACCCTCGCCGCCTGCATGCTGTGCTGGTCGCTCGCCCAGAACTCCCTCTGGGGTGTCAGCGGCCGAATAGGTTTGACGCAGGCGCAGTTGACCGAGACCACGGTCGGCGCGGTGTTCGCCGTCGGGCTCGGCGCGGGCCTGCTGGGCGTGACCGGGGCCGGCGCGCTCGGCCCCCGCCTCGGCAAGGCACTGCCCATCGGCGCCGGGACAGCACTCATCGCTGCGTGCATCGCGCTCAGCGCGTCCGCCACCGACCTGACGACCTTCGCGACCGGCGAGATCGCCTGGAACACCTTCTACCCGATCGTCCTGTCGTACCTCATCGGCCTCGCCGCCTCCCTCGACACCCGCGGCCGCTGGGCCGTCCTCGTCGGCTCGGCGTCGTCGCTGGGCACGGCGGCGGGCCCGCTGACCGGGAGCGTCCTGTCGGCACAGGCCGGGTTCCCGGCCATGGGCGCGGTCCTCGCGGTCGGGCTGCTGGTCGTCGCCGTACCGATGACGGCGGTGGCGCTGGGCCGCCGCAGCCGGCGGACGATCGAGGTCGTGGAGAGCATCCAGGTTTTCGAGGTCGTCGAAGTCGTCGAGATCCCCCTGGACACCGCCGAGGCCGGCCCCGCAGTCCACGACCGCCTCACCGCGGCCACGTAG
- a CDS encoding IclR family transcriptional regulator: MSETGGVREVKSAARTVELLELLAARGDRPARLQELADALDVPRSSMYALLQTLISRGWVRTDVTGSLYGIGIHALLTGTSYLDSDPRVRAVRPYLDEASQALGETIHMARLDGRDVAYLATRESHEYLRTISRVGRRLPAHAGALGKALLAEHPDDDLPEGPYEPLTARTHTNRDSLAADLAEVRARGYSIDREEGVPGIVGFGFALRYDSPAQDAISCSVPVARLSAGHEERIVAVMREIRAKIEATAPAAGGAVHWR; encoded by the coding sequence ATGTCAGAGACAGGTGGCGTCCGCGAGGTGAAGTCCGCGGCGCGCACGGTGGAGCTGCTGGAGCTCCTCGCCGCGCGCGGCGACCGCCCTGCCCGCCTCCAGGAGCTCGCCGACGCGCTGGACGTGCCGCGCAGCTCCATGTACGCGCTGCTGCAGACCCTGATCTCCCGCGGCTGGGTCCGCACGGACGTCACCGGCTCCCTCTACGGCATCGGCATCCACGCCCTGCTCACCGGCACCAGCTACCTCGACTCCGACCCGCGCGTGCGCGCCGTACGCCCGTATCTCGACGAGGCGTCCCAGGCGCTGGGCGAGACGATCCACATGGCGCGGCTGGACGGCCGGGACGTGGCGTATCTGGCGACGCGCGAGTCGCACGAGTACCTGCGGACGATCAGCCGGGTCGGGCGACGGCTCCCCGCGCACGCGGGAGCGCTGGGCAAGGCACTGCTCGCCGAGCACCCGGACGACGACCTCCCCGAGGGCCCGTACGAGCCCCTCACCGCCCGCACCCACACCAACCGGGACTCCCTCGCCGCCGACCTCGCCGAGGTGCGGGCGCGCGGCTACTCGATCGACCGCGAGGAGGGCGTCCCCGGCATCGTCGGCTTCGGCTTCGCCCTGCGCTACGACTCCCCCGCCCAGGACGCGATCAGCTGCTCGGTGCCGGTGGCACGGCTGTCGGCGGGACATGAGGAGAGGATCGTCGCGGTGATGCGGGAGATCAGGGCGAAGATCGAGGCGACGGCACCTGCGGCGGGCGGGGCGGTGCACTGGCGTTAG
- a CDS encoding 5-dehydro-4-deoxyglucarate dehydratase, with protein MSLDTDTTRRLRDGMAHGVLSFPLTSFHSDGSLDPDGLRTHVAAQVATEPGAVFPACGTGEFFSLDEDEYRQVVSIAVEEAGGRMPVVAGVGYGWAQAARFARIAEEAGADALLVLPHYLVAAPQDGLVAQLERIAARTRLPLIAYQRGQVAFTADSFRRIARIPNVIGLKDGHSDLDRLQRLTLAAPEGFLFFNGAATAEIQARAYAAVGVPAYSSAVHAFAPEIANAFFAALRAGEHGTADKLLRDFYVPLVELRDRVPGYAVSLVKAAARLRGRPVGPVRAPLTDPSAGDLADLRTLLATGLDLVGAAL; from the coding sequence GTGAGCCTCGATACCGACACGACCCGGCGGCTGCGGGACGGCATGGCGCACGGCGTGCTGTCGTTCCCCCTCACGAGCTTCCACAGCGACGGCTCGCTGGACCCGGACGGCCTCCGCACCCATGTCGCCGCCCAGGTCGCCACCGAACCCGGCGCGGTCTTCCCCGCCTGCGGCACCGGCGAGTTCTTCTCGCTGGACGAGGACGAGTACCGGCAGGTCGTGTCGATCGCCGTCGAGGAGGCGGGCGGACGGATGCCGGTCGTCGCCGGGGTCGGGTACGGCTGGGCGCAGGCCGCGCGGTTCGCGCGCATCGCCGAGGAGGCCGGCGCCGACGCCCTCCTCGTCCTGCCGCACTACCTCGTCGCCGCCCCGCAGGACGGACTGGTCGCCCAGCTGGAGCGGATCGCCGCCCGCACCCGCCTCCCGCTCATCGCCTACCAGCGCGGCCAAGTCGCCTTCACCGCCGACTCGTTTCGGCGGATCGCCCGCATCCCGAACGTCATCGGCCTCAAGGACGGCCACAGCGACCTCGACCGGCTCCAGCGCCTCACCCTCGCCGCCCCTGAGGGCTTCCTCTTCTTCAACGGGGCCGCCACCGCCGAGATCCAGGCCCGCGCGTACGCCGCCGTCGGCGTCCCGGCCTACTCCTCCGCCGTCCACGCCTTCGCCCCCGAGATCGCGAACGCCTTCTTCGCCGCACTCCGGGCCGGCGAGCACGGCACCGCCGACAAGCTTCTGCGCGACTTCTACGTCCCGCTCGTCGAGCTCCGCGACCGGGTGCCCGGATACGCCGTGTCCCTGGTGAAGGCGGCGGCCCGGCTGCGCGGCCGCCCCGTCGGCCCCGTACGCGCCCCGCTCACCGACCCGTCAGCCGGTGACCTGGCCGACCTGCGCACTCTCCTCGCCACCGGACTCGACCTCGTAGGAGCCGCCCTGTGA
- a CDS encoding glucarate dehydratase family protein — MNLTITDVRLTPILVADPPLLNTQGVHQPYTARLIVEVVTADGITGVGETYGDTKYLELATLFAQKLLGRQVSDLNGLFVVADEVAVDRSRVSGQVDVGGLRGVQTADKLRLSVVSGFEVACLDALGKALGLPVHTLLGGKVRDTVEYSAYLFYKWADHPAGVAAEKDDWGAAVDPAGVVEQARTFTERYGFTSFKLKGGVFPPDEEIAAVRALAEAFPGHPLRLDPNGAWSVETSLKVARELGDVLEYLEDPTLGTAGMAEVAARSGVPLATNMCVTTFAEIKEAFTKDAVQVVLSDHHYWGGLRNTQQLAAICRTFGVGVSMHSNTHLGISLAAMTHVASTVPNLHHACDSHYPWQSEDVLTERLTFEGGKVAVSDAPGLGVELDRDRLAELHRRWLDDDGSLRDRDDAAAMRVAEPGWVTPSVPRW, encoded by the coding sequence GTGAACCTCACGATCACCGACGTCCGCCTGACGCCCATCCTGGTCGCCGATCCACCGCTGCTGAACACCCAGGGCGTCCACCAGCCGTACACGGCCCGCCTGATCGTGGAGGTCGTGACGGCCGACGGGATCACGGGGGTCGGCGAGACGTACGGCGACACCAAGTACCTGGAGCTCGCCACACTGTTCGCGCAGAAACTGCTCGGCCGTCAAGTAAGCGATCTCAACGGGCTGTTCGTCGTCGCGGACGAGGTGGCCGTCGACCGGTCCCGGGTGTCCGGACAGGTCGATGTCGGCGGGCTGCGCGGTGTCCAGACCGCCGACAAGCTGCGGCTGTCCGTCGTCTCCGGCTTCGAGGTCGCCTGCCTCGACGCCCTCGGCAAGGCACTCGGGCTGCCCGTGCACACGCTGCTCGGCGGCAAGGTGCGGGACACGGTCGAGTACAGCGCCTACCTCTTCTACAAGTGGGCCGATCATCCGGCCGGCGTCGCGGCCGAGAAGGACGACTGGGGCGCCGCCGTCGACCCGGCCGGGGTGGTCGAGCAGGCGCGGACGTTCACGGAGCGGTACGGGTTCACCTCCTTCAAACTCAAGGGCGGCGTCTTCCCTCCGGACGAGGAGATCGCCGCCGTACGGGCGCTCGCGGAGGCCTTTCCCGGGCACCCCCTGCGCCTCGACCCCAACGGGGCCTGGTCCGTGGAAACCTCGCTGAAGGTGGCACGGGAGCTGGGGGACGTCCTGGAGTACCTGGAGGATCCGACGCTGGGTACCGCCGGGATGGCGGAGGTCGCCGCGCGGAGCGGGGTGCCGCTGGCGACGAACATGTGCGTGACGACGTTCGCGGAGATCAAGGAGGCCTTCACCAAGGACGCCGTGCAGGTCGTGCTCTCCGACCACCACTACTGGGGTGGGCTGCGCAACACCCAGCAACTGGCGGCGATCTGCCGCACCTTCGGCGTCGGGGTGTCCATGCACTCCAACACCCACCTGGGCATCTCCCTGGCCGCGATGACCCACGTGGCGTCGACCGTCCCGAACCTCCACCACGCCTGCGACTCCCACTACCCCTGGCAGTCCGAGGACGTCCTCACCGAGCGCCTCACCTTCGAGGGCGGCAAGGTCGCCGTGTCGGACGCGCCCGGCCTGGGCGTCGAACTGGACCGCGACCGGCTCGCGGAGCTGCACCGGCGGTGGCTGGATGACGACGGCTCGCTGCGGGACCGCGACGACGCGGCCGCCATGCGGGTCGCCGAGCCCGGCTGGGTCACGCCGTCGGTGCCGCGCTGGTAG
- a CDS encoding carbohydrate kinase family protein, with the protein MTTPTAPTGKGASPQRPSSRAGEPYRRAHVDPLVGLRTAADPPWDVYLTGTVFLDIIFTGLDSAPVRGTESWARGMGSSPGGVANMATALARLGLKTSLAAAFGDDHYGEYCWDALEHGEGIDLSPSRTVPGWHSPVTVSMAYEGERTMVSHGHEPPPEEPAPDCPPRARAAVASLVPGTRAPWIAQAARKGARIFADVGWDDTGEWDLAGLADLEHCEAFLPNAQEAMRYTGADCPREAAHALTEHVPVAVVTLGAEGAYAVDSGTGETAVVPAIAVEALDPTGAGDVFVAGFVAGTLADWPLADRLAFAGLTAALSVQEFGGSLSAPGWAEIGAWWRQVQSLDRQDPEALRRYAFLADLVPQEQGRPWPLRRAVPTIGFRRSA; encoded by the coding sequence GTGACCACGCCCACCGCGCCGACCGGAAAGGGAGCCTCGCCCCAGAGGCCGTCGTCCAGAGCAGGGGAGCCGTATCGCCGGGCCCACGTCGACCCCCTCGTCGGTCTGCGCACGGCCGCCGACCCGCCGTGGGACGTGTATCTCACGGGCACGGTCTTCCTCGACATCATCTTCACCGGCCTCGACTCCGCCCCGGTGCGCGGTACGGAGTCCTGGGCGCGCGGGATGGGTTCGAGCCCCGGCGGCGTGGCGAACATGGCCACCGCCCTGGCCCGCCTCGGCCTGAAGACGTCGCTCGCGGCGGCCTTCGGCGACGACCACTACGGCGAGTACTGCTGGGACGCGCTGGAGCACGGCGAGGGCATCGACCTCTCGCCGTCGCGCACGGTGCCGGGCTGGCACTCGCCGGTGACGGTCTCGATGGCGTACGAGGGGGAGCGCACGATGGTCTCCCACGGCCACGAGCCGCCGCCGGAGGAGCCGGCGCCGGACTGCCCGCCCCGTGCGCGGGCCGCCGTGGCCTCCCTGGTGCCGGGCACGCGCGCACCCTGGATCGCGCAGGCCGCGCGCAAGGGTGCCCGGATCTTCGCCGACGTGGGCTGGGACGACACGGGGGAGTGGGACCTGGCGGGGCTGGCCGACCTGGAGCACTGCGAGGCGTTCCTGCCGAACGCGCAGGAGGCCATGCGGTACACCGGCGCCGACTGCCCGCGCGAGGCGGCCCACGCCCTGACCGAGCACGTCCCGGTCGCGGTGGTCACCCTCGGCGCGGAGGGCGCGTACGCGGTGGACAGCGGGACCGGGGAGACGGCCGTCGTCCCCGCGATCGCCGTGGAGGCCCTGGACCCGACCGGCGCCGGTGACGTCTTCGTGGCCGGCTTCGTCGCCGGCACCCTGGCCGACTGGCCGCTGGCCGACCGGCTGGCCTTCGCGGGCCTCACCGCCGCCCTGTCCGTCCAGGAGTTCGGCGGCTCCCTGTCGGCCCCCGGCTGGGCCGAGATCGGCGCCTGGTGGCGCCAGGTCCAGTCCCTCGACCGGCAGGACCCCGAGGCCCTGCGCCGGTACGCGTTCCTGGCGGACCTGGTGCCGCAGGAGCAGGGGAGGCCCTGGCCGCTGCGGCGGGCGGTACCGACGATCGGGTTCCGCCGGTCGGCGTGA
- a CDS encoding VOC family protein codes for MITTDLAPGSPCWLDLGARDVRAAAAFYGAVLGWEYESMGDGGDMEGGMFKKDGKTVAGLGKLTEEGARSAWMIYYTVTDADATTQAVERAGGTVRVPPRDLDDWGRMAQYDDPLGGQFAVWQPGKNSGFELADETGSLSWTELYTTDAAGAKEFYSGVFGWQFSDMPMPGGGGGAYTLITPAGQPEERMQGGLMELPVENLVLAGGRPYWHPVFNVTDCDAAVAKVTENGGSVQMGPEDAEGVGRLAVCVDPSNADFVVLTPATPS; via the coding sequence ATGATCACCACTGACCTCGCGCCCGGCTCCCCCTGCTGGCTCGACCTCGGCGCCCGTGACGTCCGGGCCGCCGCGGCCTTCTACGGCGCGGTGCTCGGCTGGGAGTACGAGTCCATGGGCGACGGCGGCGACATGGAAGGCGGGATGTTCAAGAAGGACGGCAAGACCGTCGCCGGGCTCGGCAAGCTCACCGAGGAGGGCGCCCGCTCGGCCTGGATGATCTACTACACCGTCACCGACGCTGACGCCACGACGCAGGCCGTGGAGCGCGCGGGCGGCACGGTGCGGGTGCCGCCGCGGGATCTCGACGACTGGGGACGGATGGCGCAGTACGACGACCCGCTGGGCGGCCAGTTCGCCGTCTGGCAGCCGGGGAAGAACTCGGGCTTCGAGCTGGCGGACGAGACGGGTTCGCTGTCGTGGACGGAGCTGTACACGACCGACGCTGCGGGCGCGAAGGAGTTCTACAGCGGTGTCTTCGGCTGGCAGTTCAGCGACATGCCGATGCCGGGCGGCGGGGGCGGCGCGTACACCCTCATCACCCCGGCCGGGCAGCCCGAGGAGCGCATGCAGGGCGGCCTGATGGAGCTCCCCGTGGAGAACCTCGTACTGGCGGGCGGGCGGCCGTACTGGCACCCGGTCTTCAACGTCACCGACTGCGACGCCGCGGTCGCCAAGGTCACTGAGAACGGCGGCAGTGTGCAGATGGGACCGGAGGACGCGGAGGGCGTCGGCCGGCTGGCGGTGTGCGTGGACCCGTCGAACGCCGACTTCGTGGTGCTCACGCCGGCCACGCCCAGCTGA
- a CDS encoding nuclear transport factor 2 family protein, giving the protein MRDDEPHDRQGLAAVAHDWAAAMVSNDPGRIADFMADDWAIVSGSGISTREQFLSFVESGELTHSSFRLVGEPRIRMHGDSAVVTARITNTAHYKGERFDADEWTTDVFVRRDDRWRCVLSHITPAART; this is encoded by the coding sequence ATGAGGGACGACGAGCCTCACGACCGACAGGGCCTCGCCGCCGTCGCGCACGACTGGGCGGCGGCGATGGTCTCCAACGACCCCGGGCGGATCGCGGACTTCATGGCCGACGACTGGGCCATCGTCTCCGGGTCGGGCATCTCGACCAGGGAGCAGTTTCTGTCGTTCGTCGAGTCCGGCGAGCTGACCCACTCGTCGTTCCGACTCGTCGGCGAGCCCAGGATCCGTATGCACGGCGACTCGGCGGTCGTGACGGCACGCATCACGAACACCGCCCACTACAAGGGTGAGCGCTTCGACGCCGACGAATGGACGACCGACGTCTTCGTACGGCGGGACGACCGATGGCGCTGCGTGCTCAGCCACATCACCCCGGCGGCCCGGACCTGA
- a CDS encoding cytidine deaminase, with amino-acid sequence MTDNSALDPEDRKIVTLARSARARNGVPEGAAVRDETGRTYVAGTVALDSLKLSALRTAVAMAVASGAKSLEAAAVVTDAEGASDEDRAAVRDLGGPQTPVLVAGPDGAVRTTVTAG; translated from the coding sequence ATGACCGACAACAGCGCGCTCGACCCCGAGGACCGCAAGATCGTCACCCTGGCCCGTTCCGCGCGGGCCCGCAACGGAGTGCCCGAGGGTGCGGCCGTACGGGACGAGACCGGCCGTACGTATGTCGCCGGGACGGTCGCCCTGGACTCCCTGAAGCTGAGCGCGCTGCGCACGGCGGTGGCGATGGCGGTGGCGTCGGGGGCGAAGTCGCTGGAGGCGGCGGCGGTCGTGACGGACGCCGAGGGCGCCTCGGACGAGGACCGCGCGGCGGTACGGGACCTCGGCGGACCGCAGACGCCGGTGCTGGTGGCGGGGCCGGACGGGGCGGTGCGTACGACGGTTACGGCGGGCTGA
- a CDS encoding helix-turn-helix transcriptional regulator has product MSRRARVTPGEAGLPDGGARRRTPGLRREEVAVLAGVGASWYQWLEQGRDISVSPQVLDSVGRVLRLSNAERRHLYLLAGLNPPAPEVAPEKRDMCDGLRRLIDAWMPYPAHIMDRYYNGVLYNDAAANVLGMRPGKRWNCLIDFFTDPMYRSRSRSWEQNARTVVAQFRAVCSGSPDDEGFQSVLAEAKASSPEFTALWERRDIEDAGQIRKELDHPLVGLLCMESSVMQMPVRPDLSIVLHTPLDEANTASKLEWLASPEGRRGAMYPVAG; this is encoded by the coding sequence ATGAGCAGGCGGGCCCGGGTGACACCGGGCGAGGCGGGACTGCCGGACGGTGGGGCGCGGCGCCGTACGCCGGGGCTGCGGCGCGAGGAGGTCGCCGTGCTCGCCGGAGTGGGCGCCTCCTGGTACCAGTGGCTGGAGCAGGGGCGGGACATCTCCGTGTCGCCGCAGGTGCTGGACTCGGTGGGCCGGGTGCTGCGGCTGAGCAACGCCGAGCGCCGGCATCTGTATCTGCTGGCCGGGCTGAACCCGCCGGCCCCCGAAGTGGCGCCCGAGAAGCGGGACATGTGCGACGGGCTGCGGCGGCTGATCGACGCGTGGATGCCGTATCCGGCGCACATCATGGACCGGTACTACAACGGCGTGCTCTACAACGACGCCGCTGCGAACGTGCTCGGGATGCGGCCCGGCAAGCGGTGGAACTGCCTGATCGACTTCTTCACGGACCCGATGTACCGGTCGCGTTCGAGGAGTTGGGAGCAGAACGCCCGTACGGTCGTGGCGCAGTTCCGTGCGGTGTGCTCGGGCTCTCCCGACGACGAGGGCTTCCAGTCCGTGCTGGCCGAGGCGAAGGCGTCCAGCCCGGAGTTCACCGCGCTGTGGGAGCGGCGGGACATCGAGGACGCCGGGCAGATCCGCAAGGAGCTGGACCATCCGCTCGTCGGGCTGCTGTGCATGGAGTCGAGCGTGATGCAGATGCCGGTGCGGCCCGACCTGTCGATCGTCCTGCACACGCCGCTGGACGAGGCGAACACGGCGTCGAAGCTGGAGTGGCTGGCCTCCCCGGAGGGGCGGCGCGGGGCCATGTACCCCGTGGCCGGTTAG